A region from the Aphis gossypii isolate Hap1 chromosome 1, ASM2018417v2, whole genome shotgun sequence genome encodes:
- the LOC114123417 gene encoding peroxidase-like isoform X1 — translation MVNDIVLETWTKNGERTGLIRHRNDEDTKPLHAYRSQILVIFMIFSVLIITFLLSVIDFWIDDDQFVQSQHAIVKNKDHLAMKNREYFYQCAPIVSCDYSDKYRTSNGTCNNPNNPIWGSSNTPFIRLVDAHYSDGISKLRTSSDGEPLPSAREIQVKLFLNKQIRIPDKNNQLLMQWGQFVAHDVSNLAIDINGEDCCTYKNELGVSRACEATIKIPIDDPVYSKYNITCMRFTRAMTSNNYSCPLQPLTFIDDASHFIDGSQIYGSNDYVVSKLRSFTGGTLISVLDNNQEFCPRSSFNSSDTNKYLYNSGDSRANLNLGIALFHNMFLRFHNYVAFKLKIENSLWSDEKLYQESRRFVGAIIQHITYTQFLPIILGKNYTKDEVLYGNNKYDPTVNPSTSQEFSTGAFRVLHNIIPAQHRFIDSNYTTVQIVNVTDWMNCPYLLQQGSNYDQLLRGLLSTEGRLSQPSYNPLISNLMFHSNNLIGVDLLSYDIQRGRDTGLPPYNKMRQLCGLPVAKSFDDLIDIIPIDDIYKLETLYSSVDDIDFIVGALLETPENDALVGNTSRCIIRDFFYRSRVGDRFFYDNNGQSGQFSKNQLEIIKSINLDHIICTTSSVDNLQKNIFTKVDNGWYSPMKWSCSEKYMIDFKPWKEQYD, via the exons ATGGTAAACGACATTGTATTAGAGACGTGGACCAAGAATGGAGAAAGGAc tggTCTTATTCGCCATAGAAACGATGAGGACACAAAACCACTGCATGCCTATAGAAGTCAAATTTTAGTTATCTTCATGATATTTTCTGTGCTGATTATCACGTTTTTGTTGTCAGTTATCGATTTCTGGATAGACGATGATCAATTCGTccag TCACAACAcgcaatagttaaaaataaagatcacCTTGCGATGAAAAACAGAGAGTATTTCTACCAATGCGCACCTATTGTCTCATGTGATTACAGTGACAAATACAGAACTAGCAATGGGACGTGTAACAATCCAAACAATCCAATTTGGGGTTCATCGAACACCCCATTCATCAGACTTGTCGACGCACACTACAGCgatg ggATCTCTAAACTACGCACATCGTCTGATGGGGAACCATTGCCGAGTGCAAGAGAAATTCAAGTGAAACTGTTTCTGAATAAACAAATAAGAATCCCTGACAAAAATAACCAATTACTAATGCAATGGGGTCAATTCGTTGCTCACGATGTTTCTAACTTAGCAATTGATATAAACGGGGAAG attgttgtacatataaaaatgaacttgGGGTTTCAAGAGCATGTGAAGCTACCATCAAAATACCTATAGACGATCCTGTATACTCAAAGTACAACATAACATGCATGAGATTTACTCGTGCAATGACATCAAATAACTATAGTTGCCCCTTACAGCCATTGACattt ATAGACGATGCTTCACACTTTATTGATGGATCTCAAATATACGGTTCTAATGATTACGTTGTATCAAAATTAAGATCGTTTACTGGTGGGACGTTAATTTCTGTTCTTGATAACAACCAGGAGTTTTGTCCACGATCGTCCTTTAATTCTTCTGATACcaacaaatatttgtacaacTCCG GAGACTCACGTGCAAACTTGAACCTTGGAATAGCACTTTTTCACAATATGTTTTTGAGATTTCACAATTACGTAgcgtttaaactaaaaattgagaATTCTTTGTGGTCTGATGAAAAGTTATACCAAGAATCTCGCAGATTCGTTGGTGCAATTATCcaacatattacatacacaCAGTTTTTGCCAATAATTTTAG gcaaaaattatactaaggACGAAGTGCTTTATggtaacaataaatatgatcCCACTGTGAACCCATCAACTTCACAAGAATTTTCAACTGGCGCATTCCGTGTActgcacaatattataccaGCTCAACATAG atttattgatTCGAATTACACAACTGTGCAAATAGTCAATGTTACAGATTGGATGAACTGTCCGTATCTTTTACAACAAGGTTCGAATTATGATCAGTTACTTCGAGGTTTATTAAGTACAGAGGGACGCCTGAGTCAACCTTCGTACAATCCTTTA ATTTCGAACTTGATGTTTCATTCAAACAATTTGATTGGCGTGGATCTCCTATCGTACGATATTCAAAGAGGGCGCGATACTGGTCTGCCGCCGTACAATAAAATGAGACAATTATGTGGATTGCCTGTTGCTAAATCATTTGACGACTTGATCGACATTATACCAATAGAT gacatttataaattagagaCACTTTATTCATCTGTGGATGACATAGATTTCATTGTGGGGGCTTTGTTAGAGACACCAGAAAACGATGCTTTGGTTGGAAATACCTCACGATGTATTATTAGAGATTTTTTCTATAGGTCAAGAGTTGGTGATCGATTTTTCTACGATAACAATGGTCAATCCGGTCAATTTTCcaaaa ATCAACTTGAAATAATCAAATCAATTAATCtggatcatattatatgtactacTTCGTCTGTTGATAacttacaaaaaaacattttcaccaAAGTAGACAATGG atggtATTCTCCAATGAAGTGGAGTTGCAGTGAAAAATACATGATAGATTTTAAACCATGGAAAGAACAGTATGATTAA
- the LOC114123417 gene encoding peroxidase-like isoform X2 — protein sequence MINSSSDKYRTSNGTCNNPNNPIWGSSNTPFIRLVDAHYSDGISKLRTSSDGEPLPSAREIQVKLFLNKQIRIPDKNNQLLMQWGQFVAHDVSNLAIDINGEDCCTYKNELGVSRACEATIKIPIDDPVYSKYNITCMRFTRAMTSNNYSCPLQPLTFIDDASHFIDGSQIYGSNDYVVSKLRSFTGGTLISVLDNNQEFCPRSSFNSSDTNKYLYNSGDSRANLNLGIALFHNMFLRFHNYVAFKLKIENSLWSDEKLYQESRRFVGAIIQHITYTQFLPIILGKNYTKDEVLYGNNKYDPTVNPSTSQEFSTGAFRVLHNIIPAQHRFIDSNYTTVQIVNVTDWMNCPYLLQQGSNYDQLLRGLLSTEGRLSQPSYNPLISNLMFHSNNLIGVDLLSYDIQRGRDTGLPPYNKMRQLCGLPVAKSFDDLIDIIPIDDIYKLETLYSSVDDIDFIVGALLETPENDALVGNTSRCIIRDFFYRSRVGDRFFYDNNGQSGQFSKNQLEIIKSINLDHIICTTSSVDNLQKNIFTKVDNGWYSPMKWSCSEKYMIDFKPWKEQYD from the exons ATGATCAATTCGTccag TGACAAATACAGAACTAGCAATGGGACGTGTAACAATCCAAACAATCCAATTTGGGGTTCATCGAACACCCCATTCATCAGACTTGTCGACGCACACTACAGCgatg ggATCTCTAAACTACGCACATCGTCTGATGGGGAACCATTGCCGAGTGCAAGAGAAATTCAAGTGAAACTGTTTCTGAATAAACAAATAAGAATCCCTGACAAAAATAACCAATTACTAATGCAATGGGGTCAATTCGTTGCTCACGATGTTTCTAACTTAGCAATTGATATAAACGGGGAAG attgttgtacatataaaaatgaacttgGGGTTTCAAGAGCATGTGAAGCTACCATCAAAATACCTATAGACGATCCTGTATACTCAAAGTACAACATAACATGCATGAGATTTACTCGTGCAATGACATCAAATAACTATAGTTGCCCCTTACAGCCATTGACattt ATAGACGATGCTTCACACTTTATTGATGGATCTCAAATATACGGTTCTAATGATTACGTTGTATCAAAATTAAGATCGTTTACTGGTGGGACGTTAATTTCTGTTCTTGATAACAACCAGGAGTTTTGTCCACGATCGTCCTTTAATTCTTCTGATACcaacaaatatttgtacaacTCCG GAGACTCACGTGCAAACTTGAACCTTGGAATAGCACTTTTTCACAATATGTTTTTGAGATTTCACAATTACGTAgcgtttaaactaaaaattgagaATTCTTTGTGGTCTGATGAAAAGTTATACCAAGAATCTCGCAGATTCGTTGGTGCAATTATCcaacatattacatacacaCAGTTTTTGCCAATAATTTTAG gcaaaaattatactaaggACGAAGTGCTTTATggtaacaataaatatgatcCCACTGTGAACCCATCAACTTCACAAGAATTTTCAACTGGCGCATTCCGTGTActgcacaatattataccaGCTCAACATAG atttattgatTCGAATTACACAACTGTGCAAATAGTCAATGTTACAGATTGGATGAACTGTCCGTATCTTTTACAACAAGGTTCGAATTATGATCAGTTACTTCGAGGTTTATTAAGTACAGAGGGACGCCTGAGTCAACCTTCGTACAATCCTTTA ATTTCGAACTTGATGTTTCATTCAAACAATTTGATTGGCGTGGATCTCCTATCGTACGATATTCAAAGAGGGCGCGATACTGGTCTGCCGCCGTACAATAAAATGAGACAATTATGTGGATTGCCTGTTGCTAAATCATTTGACGACTTGATCGACATTATACCAATAGAT gacatttataaattagagaCACTTTATTCATCTGTGGATGACATAGATTTCATTGTGGGGGCTTTGTTAGAGACACCAGAAAACGATGCTTTGGTTGGAAATACCTCACGATGTATTATTAGAGATTTTTTCTATAGGTCAAGAGTTGGTGATCGATTTTTCTACGATAACAATGGTCAATCCGGTCAATTTTCcaaaa ATCAACTTGAAATAATCAAATCAATTAATCtggatcatattatatgtactacTTCGTCTGTTGATAacttacaaaaaaacattttcaccaAAGTAGACAATGG atggtATTCTCCAATGAAGTGGAGTTGCAGTGAAAAATACATGATAGATTTTAAACCATGGAAAGAACAGTATGATTAA